One Sphaerisporangium krabiense DNA segment encodes these proteins:
- a CDS encoding glycosyltransferase family 4 protein, producing MNKGSWHGERSPNFHGMDDFTTQGALSVIRRVIRKARRIPAQAAVGLLELINRRRARKTPARDAGTVRILLLHAYGMGGTIRTVLNLAGHLAQDREVEIVSLVRTNEDPFFPWPPGVRVRFLDDRTVPRGRVAEFLARRPTRLVPKEEKAYHTMNLLTDLRLVRFLRSLRGGVLIGTRPSFNLVMSLFAPPEVITVGQEHVTHESHGPEIQALIKRRYGRLDAFATLTEADRKAYAKALKANPPGRLLRVPNAIPDLAGDVSTLSEKVVVAIGRIVWVKGFDRLVNAWKTVAEAHPDWVLRIYGAGTPEREERLRARIDEAGLSDKVFLMGSTPDIGVELSKSSIYAVSSRYEGFGMTILEAMSKGVPVVSFNCPHGPKEIITDGHDGLLIRSKKAVALGDGICRLIEDETLRRELGANALHTAANYHLDVIGPRWTALLDELAGTAPRSS from the coding sequence ATGAACAAGGGGAGTTGGCACGGGGAACGCTCGCCGAACTTCCACGGCATGGACGACTTCACGACACAGGGGGCGCTCAGCGTGATCAGGAGGGTGATCAGGAAGGCACGCCGGATCCCGGCGCAGGCGGCGGTGGGGCTGCTGGAACTGATCAACCGCAGGCGCGCGCGCAAGACGCCGGCCCGCGACGCGGGCACGGTGCGCATCCTGCTGCTCCACGCCTACGGCATGGGCGGGACGATCAGGACCGTGCTCAACCTCGCCGGCCACCTCGCCCAGGACCGCGAGGTCGAGATCGTCAGCCTGGTGCGCACGAACGAGGACCCGTTCTTCCCCTGGCCGCCGGGCGTGCGGGTGCGCTTCCTCGACGACAGGACGGTCCCGCGCGGCCGGGTCGCCGAGTTCCTCGCCCGCAGGCCGACCAGGCTGGTGCCGAAGGAGGAGAAGGCGTACCACACCATGAACCTGCTCACCGACCTGCGGCTCGTCCGCTTCCTGCGGTCGCTGCGCGGCGGCGTGCTCATCGGGACGCGGCCCTCCTTCAACCTGGTCATGAGCCTGTTCGCCCCGCCGGAGGTCATCACCGTCGGCCAGGAGCACGTCACCCACGAGTCGCACGGCCCGGAGATCCAGGCCCTGATCAAGCGGCGCTACGGCAGGCTCGACGCCTTCGCCACCCTCACCGAGGCCGACAGGAAGGCGTACGCCAAGGCGCTGAAGGCGAACCCGCCCGGGCGGCTCCTCCGCGTCCCCAACGCGATCCCCGACCTGGCGGGGGACGTCTCCACGCTGTCGGAGAAGGTCGTGGTCGCCATCGGCCGCATCGTGTGGGTGAAGGGCTTCGACCGCCTGGTCAACGCCTGGAAGACGGTCGCCGAGGCGCACCCGGACTGGGTGCTGCGCATCTACGGCGCCGGGACCCCCGAGCGCGAGGAGCGGCTCCGCGCCCGCATCGACGAGGCGGGCCTGTCGGACAAGGTCTTCCTCATGGGCAGCACCCCCGACATCGGCGTCGAGCTGTCCAAGTCGTCGATCTACGCCGTCAGCTCCCGCTACGAGGGATTCGGGATGACCATCCTGGAGGCCATGAGCAAGGGCGTGCCGGTGGTCAGCTTCAACTGCCCGCACGGGCCCAAGGAGATCATCACCGACGGGCACGACGGGCTGCTCATCCGCTCCAAGAAGGCCGTGGCGCTGGGCGACGGCATCTGCCGTCTCATCGAGGACGAGACCCTGCGGCGGGAGCTCGGCGCCAATGCGCTGCACACCGCCGCGAACTACCACCTGGACGTGATCGGCCCGCGCTGGACCGCCCTGCTGGACGAGCTCGCGGGAACCGCGCCCCGGTCCTCCTGA
- a CDS encoding ABC transporter ATP-binding protein, giving the protein MNRTAVSVRGLTKRYGDVRAVDGIDLEIGVGEVFAILGPNGAGKSTTVEILEGYRRRDAGEVSVLGADPGRPTRLWRSRIGIVLQTANDVAELTVRETVRHFASLYPAPRDPDEVIAHVGLAEKAGTRLRQLSGGQRRRVDVALGVIGDPELLFLDEPTTGFDPEARRQFWELIQGLADEGTTIVLTTHYLDEAEALADRVAVIAAGRIVAEGEPATLGGRATAKAKVTWLEDGERRRVETATPTATVRELTARFDGEVPELTVTRPSLEDVYLGLIGSA; this is encoded by the coding sequence ATGAATCGGACAGCGGTGAGCGTACGCGGCCTCACCAAGCGGTACGGAGACGTCCGCGCGGTCGACGGCATCGATCTGGAGATAGGCGTGGGCGAGGTGTTCGCGATTCTCGGCCCGAACGGCGCGGGCAAGTCGACGACCGTGGAGATCCTGGAGGGCTACCGGCGGCGGGACGCCGGGGAGGTCAGCGTGCTCGGCGCCGACCCCGGGCGCCCCACCCGGCTCTGGCGCAGCAGGATCGGCATCGTCCTGCAGACGGCGAACGACGTGGCCGAGCTGACGGTCCGCGAGACCGTGCGCCACTTCGCCTCCCTGTACCCCGCCCCGAGGGACCCCGACGAGGTCATCGCGCACGTCGGGCTGGCCGAGAAGGCGGGGACGCGGCTGCGGCAGCTCTCCGGCGGCCAGCGGCGGCGGGTCGACGTCGCGCTCGGCGTGATCGGCGACCCCGAGCTGCTGTTCCTGGACGAGCCGACCACCGGCTTCGACCCCGAGGCGCGCCGGCAGTTCTGGGAGCTGATCCAGGGCCTGGCCGACGAGGGCACGACCATCGTCCTCACGACGCACTACCTCGACGAGGCCGAGGCGCTCGCCGACCGGGTCGCCGTCATCGCCGCGGGCCGCATCGTGGCCGAGGGCGAGCCCGCCACGCTCGGCGGGCGCGCGACGGCCAAGGCCAAGGTCACCTGGCTGGAGGACGGCGAGCGCCGGCGCGTCGAGACCGCCACCCCGACCGCGACGGTCAGGGAGCTCACCGCGCGCTTCGACGGCGAGGTGCCCGAGCTGACCGTGACGCGGCCCTCGCTGGAGGACGTCTACCTGGGCCTCATCGGCTCCGCCTGA
- a CDS encoding ABC transporter permease: MSDTVAPAAATARTRHPLPSVLATGWSRAAAETRMFFREKDAVIFTFAFPIILLVIFGSIFQGRVNSQITVAQLYAAGLIGAGVMSTSFQSLGVGIAVDREDGTLKRLAGTPMPRAAYFLGKIINVLLLSLLEVAILLAVGVALYDLEPPSAAGSWVTFAWVFVLGITASSLLGIAVSSLPRSAKSATAVISLPFVVLQFISGVFIPFNQLPDWLIRVASFLPLKWMCQGFRSVFLGDAGASLEPAKSYELGRVALILGAWVIGGLVLCLMTFRWKGRRDG, translated from the coding sequence ATGAGCGACACCGTCGCGCCCGCCGCGGCCACGGCGCGCACGCGCCACCCCCTGCCCTCGGTCCTCGCGACCGGGTGGTCCAGGGCCGCCGCCGAGACCAGGATGTTCTTCCGCGAGAAGGACGCGGTGATCTTCACCTTCGCCTTCCCGATCATCCTGCTCGTGATCTTCGGTTCCATCTTCCAGGGCCGCGTGAACAGCCAGATCACCGTCGCCCAGCTCTACGCCGCCGGGCTGATCGGCGCGGGCGTCATGAGCACGAGCTTCCAGTCCCTCGGCGTGGGCATCGCCGTCGACCGGGAGGACGGCACGCTCAAACGCCTCGCCGGCACTCCCATGCCGCGGGCCGCCTACTTCCTCGGCAAGATCATCAACGTCCTGCTGCTGTCGCTGCTGGAGGTGGCGATCCTGCTGGCCGTCGGCGTCGCGCTGTACGACCTGGAACCGCCGTCCGCGGCCGGGAGCTGGGTCACCTTCGCCTGGGTGTTCGTGCTCGGCATCACGGCCTCCTCGCTGCTCGGCATCGCGGTCAGCAGCCTGCCGAGGTCGGCCAAGAGCGCGACCGCGGTGATCAGCCTGCCGTTCGTGGTGCTCCAGTTCATCTCCGGGGTGTTCATCCCGTTCAACCAGCTTCCCGACTGGCTGATCAGGGTGGCCTCGTTCCTCCCGCTCAAGTGGATGTGCCAGGGTTTCCGTTCGGTGTTCCTGGGAGACGCGGGGGCGTCCCTGGAACCGGCGAAGTCCTATGAACTGGGCCGTGTCGCGCTCATCCTGGGCGCGTGGGTCATCGGAGGTCTGGTGCTGTGCCTGATGACGTTCCGCTGGAAGGGCCGCCGCGACGGCTGA
- a CDS encoding sensor histidine kinase: protein MPDDVPLEGPPRRLTPRMARGDAWVVLPGWEFMFLVALSVTVTFVVWDGGPTSSKAAAVLLLMVCAIAYLLFGRRAIRADRSASRDGLLYLGIAFATFVPAAVIVPSSAFALFGLCPQMFMLLRSGWALVAVVGLNLCPAIRFLLQPGVTRHEIAGFATTSAIAITFSLVFGPWVMRIIDQSAERAELIEELRASRAEVVRLSRERGALAERQRLAGEIHDTLAQGFTSIIMLIQAAEAQADPSRHLALAVRTARENLEEARGLIAALTPGPLDGSTLEEALGRIAARLGEELGVPVTFTAEGASRPIAPGLEVVLIRAAQEALANVRKHAAASCARVTLQYGEREVVLRVRDDGTGFDGAALDAAPADPADAAEGRGYGLRAMRSRVEQAGGTLRVRTAPGDGTELTVRLPQDPQGPEEPRKEESPT from the coding sequence GTGCCTGATGACGTTCCGCTGGAAGGGCCGCCGCGACGGCTGACGCCGCGCATGGCGCGCGGGGACGCCTGGGTCGTGCTGCCCGGCTGGGAGTTCATGTTCCTGGTCGCGCTGTCGGTGACGGTCACGTTCGTGGTGTGGGACGGCGGGCCCACCTCCTCGAAGGCGGCGGCGGTCCTCCTGCTCATGGTGTGCGCCATCGCGTACCTGCTGTTCGGGCGGCGGGCGATCCGCGCCGACCGCAGCGCCTCGCGGGATGGCCTGCTCTACCTCGGCATCGCCTTCGCCACCTTCGTCCCCGCCGCCGTCATCGTCCCCTCCTCCGCGTTCGCGTTGTTCGGGCTCTGCCCGCAGATGTTCATGCTGCTGCGCTCGGGGTGGGCGCTGGTGGCGGTGGTGGGCCTGAACCTGTGCCCGGCCATCCGGTTCCTGCTCCAGCCGGGCGTGACCCGGCATGAGATCGCCGGGTTCGCCACCACAAGCGCGATCGCGATCACGTTCTCGCTGGTGTTCGGCCCGTGGGTCATGCGGATCATCGACCAGAGCGCCGAGCGGGCCGAGCTGATCGAGGAGCTGCGCGCCAGCCGGGCGGAGGTGGTGCGGCTGTCGCGGGAGCGGGGCGCCCTGGCCGAGCGGCAGCGGCTGGCCGGGGAGATCCACGACACGCTGGCCCAGGGGTTCACCAGCATCATCATGCTGATCCAGGCGGCGGAGGCGCAGGCCGACCCCTCCCGCCACCTGGCGCTGGCCGTGCGCACCGCGCGGGAGAACCTGGAGGAGGCCCGGGGGTTGATCGCCGCGCTCACCCCCGGCCCGCTGGACGGCTCCACGCTGGAGGAGGCGCTCGGCAGGATCGCCGCGCGGCTCGGCGAGGAGCTCGGCGTGCCGGTCACCTTCACCGCCGAGGGGGCCTCGCGCCCGATCGCCCCCGGCCTGGAGGTCGTCCTCATCCGGGCCGCGCAGGAGGCGCTGGCCAACGTGCGCAAGCACGCGGCGGCCTCCTGCGCGCGTGTGACGCTGCAGTACGGTGAGCGCGAGGTCGTCCTGCGCGTCCGCGACGACGGGACGGGCTTCGACGGCGCCGCCCTGGACGCCGCGCCCGCGGACCCGGCGGACGCCGCCGAGGGACGCGGGTACGGCCTGCGGGCCATGCGGTCCCGCGTGGAGCAGGCCGGCGGCACGCTGCGCGTGCGGACGGCCCCCGGGGACGGCACGGAGCTGACCGTCCGGCTTCCCCAGGACCCCCAGGGGCCGGAGGAGCCGCGGAAGGAGGAATCCCCCACGTGA
- a CDS encoding response regulator produces the protein MIRVLIVDDHPVVREGLRGMLEADPGIGVAGEAGSGEESVAMARELDPDVILMDLRMPGGDGVAAIERILAGEPRSRVIVLTTYETDQDIVRAVEAGAAGYLLKDTARADLVAAVFAAARGETVLSPSVATRLVTRMRAPAAESLSRRETEVLALVARGLTNAEIGRSLFISEATVKTHLLRVFGKLGVSDRTAAVTTALARGLL, from the coding sequence GTGATACGCGTGCTGATCGTCGACGACCACCCCGTGGTCCGTGAGGGCCTGCGCGGCATGCTGGAGGCCGATCCCGGCATCGGCGTGGCCGGGGAGGCCGGATCCGGCGAGGAGTCCGTCGCGATGGCGCGCGAGCTGGACCCCGACGTGATCCTGATGGACCTGCGCATGCCCGGGGGCGACGGCGTCGCGGCCATCGAGCGCATCCTCGCCGGCGAGCCGCGCAGCCGCGTGATCGTCCTGACCACCTACGAGACCGACCAGGACATCGTGCGCGCCGTCGAGGCCGGCGCGGCGGGCTACCTGCTGAAGGACACCGCGCGCGCCGACCTGGTCGCGGCCGTGTTCGCCGCCGCGCGCGGCGAGACCGTGCTGTCGCCGTCGGTCGCCACGCGGCTGGTCACGCGGATGCGCGCGCCCGCGGCCGAGTCGCTGTCCCGGCGCGAGACCGAGGTGCTGGCGCTGGTCGCGCGCGGGCTGACCAACGCCGAGATCGGCAGGAGCCTGTTCATCAGCGAGGCGACGGTGAAGACGCACCTGCTGCGCGTCTTCGGCAAGCTCGGCGTCTCCGACCGCACCGCCGCCGTCACCACCGCGCTGGCCCGCGGCCTGCTGTGA
- a CDS encoding aldehyde dehydrogenase family protein, with amino-acid sequence MSTATEHRTFDSLNPATGAVVGTHPVHDAAAVRAAVRDAGDAARWWARLGHAERRRRLLDFKAVLTRELGRVADLIHEETGKPVGDATLETVLAIVHLDWAARNARKVLGPRRVSPGLISVNMAATLEYLPLGVVGVIGPWNYPLFTPMGSIGYALAAGNAVVFKPSELTPGVGALLAELFAESVPEHRVLQVVTGLGETGAALAADPGVGKIAFTGSTATAKRVMAACAANLTPLVAECGGKDALIVDAGADLAAAADAALWGAMSNAGQTCVGVERVYVVDAVYDAFMGELTTRAEGLRAGEHYGPVTMPSQTEVIRRHVDDALARGGTAVVGGAGSVRPPYVDPVVLTGVPEDSSAVREETFGPTITVTRVATAEEALEKANAAAYGLGGAVYSGDSRRAMELARAMLTGMTAVNSVISFAGVPALPFGGVGDSGFGRIHGADGLREFTRAKAITRQRFPLPGMKITSFSRTPAELQRLVKMVTILHGRRKS; translated from the coding sequence ATGTCAACGGCCACCGAGCATCGGACCTTCGACTCCCTGAACCCCGCCACCGGCGCGGTCGTCGGAACCCACCCCGTCCACGACGCCGCGGCCGTGCGCGCCGCCGTCCGGGACGCGGGAGACGCGGCGCGCTGGTGGGCGCGGCTCGGCCACGCCGAGCGCCGGCGCCGGCTGCTGGACTTCAAGGCCGTCCTCACCCGCGAGCTGGGCCGCGTCGCGGACCTCATCCACGAGGAGACGGGCAAGCCCGTCGGCGACGCGACGCTGGAGACGGTGCTCGCGATCGTCCACCTCGACTGGGCGGCGCGCAACGCGCGCAAGGTGCTCGGGCCGCGCCGGGTCTCCCCCGGCCTGATCTCCGTCAACATGGCGGCCACGCTGGAGTACCTGCCGCTCGGCGTGGTCGGGGTGATCGGCCCGTGGAACTACCCGCTCTTCACGCCCATGGGGTCGATCGGGTACGCGCTGGCGGCCGGGAACGCCGTGGTGTTCAAGCCCAGCGAGCTGACGCCGGGCGTGGGCGCGCTGCTGGCGGAGCTGTTCGCCGAGAGCGTCCCCGAACACCGGGTGCTCCAGGTCGTCACCGGCCTCGGCGAGACCGGCGCCGCGCTCGCCGCGGACCCCGGCGTCGGCAAGATCGCCTTCACCGGCTCTACCGCGACGGCCAAGCGGGTCATGGCGGCGTGCGCGGCGAACCTCACCCCGCTCGTCGCCGAGTGCGGCGGCAAGGACGCCCTGATCGTCGACGCCGGCGCCGACCTGGCCGCCGCGGCCGACGCCGCGCTGTGGGGGGCGATGTCCAACGCCGGGCAGACCTGTGTGGGCGTGGAGCGCGTGTACGTCGTGGACGCCGTGTACGACGCGTTCATGGGCGAGCTCACCACCCGGGCCGAGGGGCTGCGCGCCGGCGAGCACTACGGGCCGGTCACCATGCCGTCCCAGACCGAGGTCATCCGGCGGCACGTCGACGACGCCCTCGCCCGGGGCGGCACGGCCGTGGTCGGCGGCGCCGGGTCCGTGCGGCCCCCGTACGTCGATCCCGTCGTGCTGACCGGGGTGCCCGAGGATTCGAGCGCCGTCCGGGAGGAGACCTTCGGGCCCACCATCACCGTGACCAGGGTGGCGACCGCCGAGGAGGCGCTGGAGAAGGCCAACGCCGCCGCCTACGGCCTGGGCGGCGCCGTCTACTCCGGCGACTCGCGCCGCGCGATGGAGCTGGCCCGCGCGATGCTCACCGGCATGACGGCCGTCAATTCCGTCATCTCGTTCGCGGGCGTGCCCGCGCTGCCGTTCGGCGGCGTCGGCGACTCGGGGTTCGGGCGCATCCACGGGGCCGACGGGCTGCGTGAGTTCACCCGCGCCAAGGCGATCACGCGGCAGCGATTCCCCCTGCCGGGGATGAAAATCACGTCGTTCTCCAGGACACCCGCGGAGCTGCAGCGACTTGTGAAAATGGTCACTATTCTGCATGGGCGACGCAAGAGCTAG
- a CDS encoding TetR/AcrR family transcriptional regulator: MSAAYTLFAGAGFNATTIERLCAAARISNRAFYECFTGREDLMRAVYDRCVEETLQAVAKAIGEAPPDTDSRILAGIATYITFVTRDRRRAKIMHLEVRRAGDILTPHRRRAVAGYTQMIEKTLGELPGAPPERLHLLSLALVGAIQELLVEWVLADVKPPLEDLIDTAVHIFRSSFG; the protein is encoded by the coding sequence ATGAGCGCGGCGTACACATTGTTCGCCGGAGCGGGATTCAACGCCACCACGATCGAACGGTTGTGCGCCGCGGCCCGCATCTCCAACCGGGCGTTCTACGAGTGTTTCACCGGGCGCGAGGACCTGATGCGGGCGGTCTACGACCGGTGCGTCGAGGAGACGCTGCAGGCGGTGGCCAAGGCCATCGGCGAGGCCCCTCCCGACACCGACAGCCGGATCCTGGCGGGCATCGCCACCTACATCACCTTCGTCACCCGGGACCGGCGCCGTGCGAAGATCATGCATCTGGAGGTGCGGCGGGCCGGGGACATCCTCACCCCGCACCGCCGGCGCGCGGTCGCCGGCTACACCCAGATGATCGAGAAGACCTTGGGCGAACTGCCCGGCGCTCCGCCCGAACGGCTTCACCTGCTCTCCCTCGCCTTGGTCGGCGCGATCCAGGAACTGCTAGTCGAATGGGTGCTCGCCGACGTCAAGCCCCCGCTCGAGGACCTGATCGACACGGCCGTCCACATCTTCCGCAGTTCCTTCGGCTGA
- a CDS encoding STAS domain-containing protein, whose translation MPSRCGQRCQVVDVGSRLDGSTVATLRPRLHAAVETGEGDMIVDLSGLEMIDSAGLGVLVGTHRRALRAERRLVLRGVPPRVMRVLAITRLHRVLKVELSPAAVA comes from the coding sequence ATGCCGAGCCGGTGCGGTCAGAGGTGCCAGGTGGTGGACGTGGGGTCGCGTCTCGACGGGAGCACGGTGGCCACGCTGCGGCCGCGTCTGCACGCGGCGGTCGAGACGGGCGAGGGCGACATGATCGTCGATCTCTCCGGCCTTGAGATGATCGACTCGGCGGGCCTCGGGGTACTGGTCGGGACCCACCGCCGGGCGCTGCGCGCGGAGCGCCGCCTGGTCCTTCGCGGCGTGCCGCCGCGGGTCATGCGCGTGCTCGCGATCACTCGCCTGCACCGCGTCCTGAAGGTCGAGCTGTCCCCGGCCGCCGTGGCGTGA
- a CDS encoding cob(I)yrinic acid a,c-diamide adenosyltransferase, producing the protein MTRADNDKPVVLSTIYTRAGDDGTTTLGDMSRTRKTDPRLAAYADVEEANAAIGVAISMGDLAPEIAEVLTLVQNEMFDLGADLCAPVREAPEFPPLRVEQSYIDRLEAQCDRFNAELRPLRSFILPGGAPGTALLHVARTVVRRAERTTWAALEAHEDVNPLTAKYLNRLSDLLFILCRAAARGEELLWKPGGTR; encoded by the coding sequence ATGACGCGCGCTGACAACGACAAGCCCGTAGTGCTCTCGACCATCTACACCCGTGCGGGAGACGACGGCACCACGACGCTCGGCGACATGAGCCGCACCCGCAAGACCGACCCCCGGCTCGCCGCCTACGCCGACGTGGAGGAGGCCAACGCGGCGATCGGCGTGGCGATCTCGATGGGCGACCTGGCCCCGGAGATCGCCGAGGTGCTGACCCTGGTGCAGAACGAGATGTTCGACCTCGGCGCCGACCTGTGCGCCCCGGTGCGGGAGGCCCCGGAGTTCCCGCCGCTGCGCGTGGAGCAGTCCTACATCGACCGGCTGGAAGCCCAGTGCGACCGCTTCAACGCCGAGTTGCGCCCGCTGCGCAGCTTCATCCTCCCCGGCGGCGCGCCCGGCACCGCCCTGCTGCACGTCGCCCGCACGGTGGTCCGCCGCGCCGAACGCACGACCTGGGCCGCCCTCGAGGCCCACGAGGACGTCAACCCCCTCACGGCCAAGTACCTCAACCGCCTCAGCGACCTGCTCTTCATCCTCTGCCGCGCCGCCGCCCGCGGCGAAGAACTCCTCTGGAAGCCCGGCGGCACCCGCTAG
- a CDS encoding DUF2550 domain-containing protein yields MAALDILISVAVIAALLVLRGVLLARSRGNVVCSLRTGNRAWRSGVARYAGGELHWIPFLGLRLRPRHAIARRGLTVSTRRPLAGGDGPAGYWTVDCAGVSLAMSEDALTGFLAWVESAPPSAHLDAA; encoded by the coding sequence ATGGCGGCGCTGGACATCTTGATAAGCGTTGCGGTGATCGCCGCCCTGCTCGTCCTCCGGGGCGTGCTACTCGCCCGCTCCCGGGGCAATGTCGTATGCAGCCTCCGGACGGGCAACCGGGCCTGGCGGAGCGGAGTCGCCCGCTATGCGGGCGGGGAGCTCCACTGGATTCCCTTCCTCGGACTGCGACTGAGGCCGCGCCACGCGATAGCGAGGCGCGGCCTCACTGTTTCCACCCGTCGTCCCCTCGCCGGCGGTGACGGCCCGGCCGGCTACTGGACGGTCGACTGCGCCGGAGTGTCCCTCGCCATGAGCGAGGACGCCCTCACCGGCTTCCTCGCCTGGGTCGAATCCGCCCCCCCGAGCGCCCACCTGGACGCGGCCTAG
- a CDS encoding F0F1 ATP synthase subunit epsilon: MAKLRIGVVSPEREIWSGEADMVIAKTVEGEIGIMPNHAPVLGVLVDGGVLRIKRSDGGDVNAAVHGGFISVANNDVSVLAETAELGSEVDVAAARDALQRALASVGADGEDTEAQVEAKRARARLRAAGEEV; this comes from the coding sequence ATGGCAAAGCTCCGCATCGGCGTCGTGTCGCCGGAACGTGAGATCTGGTCCGGCGAGGCCGACATGGTGATTGCCAAGACCGTGGAGGGTGAGATCGGTATTATGCCGAACCACGCCCCTGTTCTCGGCGTCCTCGTGGACGGCGGCGTCCTTCGCATCAAGCGCAGCGACGGCGGGGACGTGAACGCGGCCGTTCACGGCGGGTTCATCTCCGTCGCCAACAATGACGTCTCGGTCCTGGCCGAGACGGCCGAGCTCGGCTCCGAGGTGGACGTGGCGGCGGCCCGCGACGCGCTCCAGCGCGCGCTCGCGTCGGTCGGCGCCGACGGTGAGGACACCGAGGCGCAGGTCGAGGCCAAGCGTGCCCGGGCCCGTCTGCGTGCGGCCGGCGAAGAGGTTTGA
- the atpD gene encoding F0F1 ATP synthase subunit beta codes for MTAETVATAVGRVARVTGPVVDVEFPVEAMPDIYNALTTEVTIAGETKTLTLEVAQHLGDNLVRAISMQPTDGLVRGVAVNDSGSPISVPVGEVVKGHVWNALGEPLDIDKASLQVNERWGIHRPSPAFDQLESRTEMLPTGIKVIDLLTPYVKGGKIGLFGGAGVGKTVLIQEMIRRVALKFSGTSVFAGVGERTREGNDLWLEMEEANVLKDTALVFGQMDEPPGTRLRVALSALTMAEYFRDVEKQDVLLFIDNIFRFTQAGSEVSTLLGRMPSAVGYQPTLADEMGVLQERITSTRGHSITSMQAIYVPADDITDPAPHNAFAHLDAQTVLSRPISEKGIYPAVDPLDSSSRILDPTIVGEEHYRVAQETKRILQKYRELQDIIAILGIDELSEEDKVVVQRARRIERFLSHPMYAAEAFTGQPGEFVDVEDTIRSFKGLCEGEYDHLPEQAFFMVGGIDQAIAKAKELGR; via the coding sequence ATGACCGCTGAGACCGTCGCGACCGCCGTAGGTCGCGTGGCGCGCGTCACGGGCCCCGTCGTCGACGTGGAGTTCCCCGTGGAGGCGATGCCGGACATCTACAACGCCCTCACCACCGAAGTCACCATCGCGGGCGAGACCAAGACGCTGACGCTGGAGGTCGCCCAGCACCTCGGCGACAACCTGGTCCGCGCCATCTCCATGCAGCCCACCGACGGCCTCGTGCGCGGCGTCGCCGTCAACGACAGCGGCAGCCCCATCTCGGTGCCGGTCGGCGAGGTCGTCAAGGGCCACGTGTGGAACGCCCTGGGCGAGCCGCTGGACATCGACAAGGCGTCACTGCAGGTCAACGAGCGGTGGGGCATCCACCGCCCGTCGCCGGCGTTCGACCAGCTCGAGTCCCGCACCGAGATGCTGCCCACCGGCATCAAGGTCATCGACCTGCTCACCCCGTACGTCAAGGGTGGCAAGATCGGCCTGTTCGGCGGCGCGGGCGTCGGCAAGACCGTCCTCATCCAGGAGATGATCCGCCGGGTCGCGCTGAAGTTCTCCGGCACGTCGGTGTTCGCCGGCGTCGGCGAGCGCACCCGTGAGGGCAACGACCTCTGGCTGGAGATGGAGGAGGCCAACGTTCTCAAGGACACCGCGCTGGTGTTCGGCCAGATGGACGAGCCCCCGGGCACCCGTCTGCGGGTCGCGCTGTCCGCGCTGACCATGGCCGAGTACTTCCGCGACGTCGAGAAGCAGGACGTTCTGCTGTTCATCGACAACATCTTCCGGTTCACCCAGGCCGGTTCCGAGGTGTCCACCCTGCTCGGCCGCATGCCGTCCGCGGTGGGTTACCAGCCGACCCTGGCCGACGAGATGGGCGTCCTGCAGGAGCGCATCACCTCCACCCGCGGTCACTCGATCACCTCCATGCAGGCGATCTACGTGCCCGCGGACGACATCACCGACCCGGCGCCGCACAACGCGTTCGCGCACCTCGACGCGCAGACCGTTCTGTCCCGGCCGATCTCGGAGAAGGGCATCTACCCCGCGGTGGACCCGCTCGACTCCAGCTCCCGCATCCTCGACCCCACGATCGTGGGCGAGGAGCACTACCGGGTCGCCCAGGAGACCAAGCGGATCCTGCAGAAGTACCGCGAGCTCCAGGACATCATCGCGATCCTGGGTATCGACGAGCTCTCCGAAGAGGACAAGGTCGTCGTCCAGCGGGCCCGCCGCATCGAGCGCTTCCTGTCGCACCCGATGTACGCCGCCGAGGCGTTCACCGGCCAGCCGGGTGAGTTCGTCGACGTGGAGGACACGATCCGCTCCTTCAAGGGCCTGTGCGAGGGCGAGTACGACCACCTGCCCGAGCAGGCGTTCTTCATGGTCGGCGGCATCGACCAGGCCATCGCCAAGGCGAAGGAACTGGGCCGCTGA